In one Arthrobacter jinronghuae genomic region, the following are encoded:
- a CDS encoding MOSC domain-containing protein: protein MPYEETPVGQVQALYRYPVKSTAGQAVRASAVTGTGLQHDRRWAVYTGDGGIASGKRTRRFRPVPGLMQWSSVVEDNNILGENNFLDDNGGVPLLLSPEGHRYRVDDPAASRALSAAFGRELTLRAETGAGHHDETPLHLVTTSSLTALEDLAGGAVDDRRFRANIVIDTGSQPAFCEDDWVGAELVLGGEVVLRLGEGMPRCVMIDQAQAGVPAETKALKLLGSSHSAEFGLQAHVVRTGMLRVGDAVVLRRSRTA, encoded by the coding sequence ATGCCATACGAGGAAACCCCGGTAGGCCAGGTCCAGGCGCTGTACCGCTATCCGGTCAAGTCCACCGCGGGCCAGGCGGTGCGCGCGTCCGCCGTGACCGGCACGGGATTGCAGCATGACCGCCGGTGGGCGGTTTACACCGGCGACGGCGGCATCGCCAGCGGCAAGCGGACCCGGCGGTTCCGCCCGGTCCCCGGGCTGATGCAGTGGTCCTCCGTGGTCGAGGACAACAACATCCTTGGTGAGAACAACTTCCTTGATGACAACGGCGGCGTACCGCTGCTGCTGAGCCCCGAGGGCCATCGGTATCGAGTCGATGATCCGGCCGCCTCGCGGGCGCTGAGCGCAGCCTTCGGCCGGGAACTGACCCTGCGGGCCGAAACCGGTGCCGGACACCACGACGAGACGCCCCTGCACCTGGTGACAACATCCTCACTGACTGCTCTCGAGGACCTGGCCGGTGGTGCGGTGGATGACCGCCGCTTCCGCGCCAACATCGTGATCGACACCGGTTCCCAGCCGGCGTTCTGCGAGGACGACTGGGTGGGCGCCGAACTGGTCCTCGGAGGCGAGGTTGTTCTGCGTCTGGGGGAGGGGATGCCACGCTGCGTGATGATCGACCAGGCGCAGGCGGGTGTCCCGGCGGAAACCAAAGCCCTCAAGCTGCTCGGCAGTTCCCACTCCGCGGAGTTCGGTCTGCAGGCGCACGTAGTGCGGACCGGAATGCTGCGGGTGGGAGATGCCGTTGTCCTCCGCCGCAGCAGGACCGCATAA